In Simplicispira sp. 125, one DNA window encodes the following:
- a CDS encoding FixH family protein, translating into MALNPDRKTDARPWWKFGYMWLVVGGPTVVVVASFITLWLAIRTPDPVIAEDYYQRGININQTLESPEKNLVPAMKGRNHAATPQHSLPR; encoded by the coding sequence ATGGCGTTGAACCCTGATCGCAAAACCGATGCACGGCCGTGGTGGAAGTTTGGCTATATGTGGCTGGTCGTGGGGGGACCCACCGTGGTGGTTGTCGCAAGCTTCATCACGCTCTGGCTGGCCATACGCACGCCCGATCCAGTGATTGCGGAAGATTATTACCAGCGTGGAATCAATATCAACCAGACGCTGGAGTCGCCTGAAAAAAACCTGGTGCCTGCCATGAAGGGTCGCAACCATGCGGCCACTCCGCAGCACAGCCTGCCGCGTTGA
- the rraA gene encoding ribonuclease E activity regulator RraA encodes MTLLTAFSTCDLCDAHKGNDSGTFRVLPPVFSSFGGLAAFAGMVTTVKCFEDNSLVKAALDTPGDGRVLVVDGGGSLRRALVGGNLATAAARNGWAGIVVDGCVRDAAELHAAPVGVRALALMPLPTEKRNEGQRDVVVVLQGVVVRPGDWLYADADGIVVGATSLH; translated from the coding sequence ATGACCCTCCTTACCGCCTTCAGTACCTGCGACTTGTGTGATGCCCATAAGGGCAACGACAGTGGCACATTCCGGGTCTTGCCGCCCGTCTTTTCCAGCTTTGGCGGGCTTGCTGCTTTTGCTGGAATGGTGACGACCGTCAAATGCTTTGAAGACAATTCGCTCGTGAAGGCAGCGCTCGATACCCCGGGCGATGGCCGAGTGCTGGTGGTGGATGGGGGCGGCTCGCTGCGGCGCGCCTTGGTGGGCGGAAACCTGGCCACTGCTGCTGCACGCAATGGCTGGGCCGGCATCGTGGTGGATGGCTGTGTGCGGGATGCGGCCGAACTTCATGCTGCCCCAGTGGGTGTGCGTGCGTTGGCGCTGATGCCTTTGCCCACGGAAAAGCGCAACGAAGGCCAGCGTGATGTGGTGGTGGTGCTTCAGGGTGTGGTGGTGCGCCCTGGGGATTGGTTGTACGCCGATGCCGACGGCATCGTGGTCGGCGCCACCTCATTGCACTGA
- a CDS encoding DMT family transporter: MSPPPSRPLAYGYLALSMTLVGCYVALSKPLAAVLPVFLLAWLRFGIGAVAMLHWLPKPPEEAPLDARTRWLLFAESFLGNFLFTVCMITGVKWAGAVTAGVILAAIPAAIAVMGWVFLNERVTQRTGLAIACAILGIALFSLSKQEQLPLATKAFGTENTQGMIWLGQLLLLAAVVCEAAYSVIGKKLTDTLGPKRISSLINLWGFALSTPLGLYAAWDFDFASVQWNTWVLLVFYALAACIWTVWLWMTGLKTVPAAQGGIFTVFLPVSSTLVGVVWLGETLHALQWLACAIALAGVLLATLPSRLAWRIRSVQ, translated from the coding sequence TTGAGTCCACCTCCCAGCCGCCCTCTCGCCTATGGCTACCTGGCACTGAGCATGACTCTGGTGGGTTGCTACGTGGCGCTGTCCAAACCCCTGGCCGCCGTATTGCCCGTGTTTCTGCTGGCTTGGCTGCGGTTCGGCATCGGCGCCGTAGCCATGCTGCACTGGCTGCCCAAGCCGCCGGAAGAAGCGCCACTGGATGCACGCACCCGTTGGCTGCTGTTCGCCGAGTCGTTCCTGGGGAATTTTCTGTTCACGGTGTGCATGATTACCGGCGTCAAATGGGCGGGGGCCGTGACTGCAGGCGTCATCTTGGCGGCCATTCCAGCGGCGATTGCGGTCATGGGCTGGGTTTTTCTGAACGAACGGGTCACGCAGCGCACTGGGCTGGCAATCGCTTGTGCCATTCTTGGCATTGCACTTTTTTCACTCTCAAAACAAGAGCAGCTACCGCTTGCTACAAAAGCGTTTGGGACCGAAAACACCCAAGGAATGATCTGGCTGGGTCAGTTGCTTTTACTGGCAGCAGTGGTGTGTGAAGCAGCGTACTCGGTGATCGGCAAGAAGCTCACGGACACGCTGGGACCCAAGCGGATTTCGTCACTCATCAATCTGTGGGGGTTTGCGCTATCCACTCCGCTGGGGTTGTACGCGGCGTGGGATTTCGACTTTGCATCCGTGCAATGGAACACCTGGGTGCTCCTGGTGTTCTATGCACTCGCAGCCTGCATCTGGACCGTCTGGTTGTGGATGACGGGCCTCAAGACCGTGCCCGCCGCTCAAGGTGGTATTTTCACGGTCTTTCTACCTGTCAGCTCCACCCTGGTGGGTGTTGTGTGGCTGGGTGAGACGCTGCACGCACTGCAGTGGCTGGCCTGCGCAATTGCCTTGGCTGGAGTGCTGTTGGCCACCCTGCCGTCCCGGCTGGCGTGGCGAATTCGATCAGTGCAATGA